A genomic segment from Mucilaginibacter terrenus encodes:
- a CDS encoding group II truncated hemoglobin, translating to MKNTPTLYDWAGGNQVLEDLTKLFYEKVLADELLLPVFRNMSAEHTKHVAHFIGEVFGGPELYTKHDEGSHAKMVAHHIGKLLTEEQRQRWIHLLLQSADELKLADDPEFRSALVAYLEWGSRIAVINSNLTDNPLQQDAPMPKWGWGVPGGPYIPEQ from the coding sequence ATGAAAAACACTCCCACCTTGTACGATTGGGCGGGCGGCAACCAGGTTCTGGAAGATCTTACCAAGCTCTTTTACGAGAAGGTATTGGCCGATGAACTGCTGCTGCCGGTGTTCCGCAACATGTCTGCCGAGCACACCAAACACGTTGCCCACTTTATAGGCGAGGTTTTTGGCGGGCCGGAACTGTACACCAAACATGACGAGGGCAGCCACGCCAAAATGGTAGCGCACCACATTGGCAAACTGCTTACCGAAGAGCAGCGCCAGCGCTGGATACACCTGCTGCTGCAAAGCGCCGACGAGCTGAAACTGGCTGATGACCCGGAGTTCCGGTCGGCACTGGTGGCGTACCTGGAGTGGGGCAGCCGCATAGCCGTTATTAATTCTAATTTAACAGACAATCCGCTGCAGCAGGATGCACCTATGCCCAAGTGGGGATGGGGTGTACCGGGCGGCCCGTATATACCCGAACAATGA
- a CDS encoding sensor histidine kinase: MTDVKLEELKAIPLLEGVPDNQLQWLIDNGNVRLLEEGERMFEAGEAVDKTSIILEGRIRLCVSQNGKLREVAVFKEQAITGYLPFSRALKTPGYGQCIKKARVLVIPSEKIKAAAREHYELTEALVHIMTTRVRDFTSQQQQNEKMFALGKLSAGLAHELNNPAAAITRGAAALEDQIERLPELFKSIVQLNIPPEKVDGINQLLHTRAHQKDRPVLSMMTRAAHEDDLNDWLDDHEITDCDFAENMVDFDFKPEDLDHMNACTPSPQLPVVLEWVNNYLVATKMISDIKESSQRVSQLVTAVKNFTHMDRATDKQPLDIHSGLRNTLTMLDYKLKKAKVTVVENFDLDIPQVKAMAGELNQVWTNIIDNAADAMEANGGGTLEITTHQDRQFVQVTIKDSGPGVPLEIQSQIFDPFFTTKDMGKGTGLGLDVVMRIVRQHNGSVKLHSVPGSTEFIVCFPISGE; the protein is encoded by the coding sequence ATGACCGACGTAAAACTGGAAGAACTTAAAGCCATCCCGCTGCTGGAAGGCGTGCCGGATAATCAGCTGCAATGGCTGATAGACAATGGCAATGTACGCCTGCTGGAAGAAGGCGAACGCATGTTTGAGGCAGGCGAAGCTGTAGATAAAACCAGCATTATACTTGAAGGCCGCATTCGCCTTTGCGTATCGCAAAACGGAAAGCTGCGCGAGGTTGCTGTATTTAAAGAGCAGGCCATTACCGGGTACCTTCCTTTCTCGCGGGCCCTTAAAACGCCGGGTTATGGGCAATGCATTAAAAAAGCCCGGGTGCTGGTTATCCCAAGTGAAAAAATCAAAGCTGCAGCCCGCGAGCACTATGAACTTACCGAAGCGCTGGTACACATCATGACTACCCGCGTACGCGATTTTACCTCGCAGCAGCAGCAAAACGAAAAGATGTTTGCCTTAGGCAAGCTATCCGCAGGTTTGGCGCACGAGCTTAACAACCCAGCGGCAGCTATTACCAGAGGGGCTGCCGCACTTGAGGACCAGATAGAGCGCCTGCCTGAGCTGTTTAAATCCATCGTACAACTTAATATTCCGCCCGAGAAGGTAGATGGCATTAACCAGCTGCTGCACACCCGCGCACATCAGAAAGACCGTCCGGTACTCAGCATGATGACCCGGGCGGCACATGAGGATGACCTGAACGACTGGCTGGATGACCATGAGATAACCGACTGCGACTTTGCAGAGAACATGGTGGACTTTGACTTTAAACCGGAGGACCTTGACCACATGAACGCCTGCACCCCGTCGCCGCAACTACCTGTGGTGCTGGAGTGGGTGAACAACTACCTGGTGGCAACAAAAATGATCAGCGACATAAAGGAATCATCACAACGGGTATCGCAGCTGGTAACCGCGGTAAAAAACTTTACCCACATGGACAGGGCTACCGATAAGCAGCCTTTGGACATACACAGTGGCTTGCGCAATACGCTTACCATGTTGGATTATAAGCTAAAAAAAGCTAAGGTTACTGTAGTGGAGAACTTTGATCTTGACATACCGCAGGTAAAAGCAATGGCCGGCGAACTAAACCAGGTATGGACCAACATTATTGATAACGCTGCCGACGCAATGGAAGCAAATGGAGGCGGTACCCTGGAGATCACCACACACCAGGACAGGCAATTTGTACAGGTAACCATAAAAGACAGTGGCCCGGGCGTTCCGCTGGAGATACAGTCCCAAATATTCGACCCGTTCTTTACTACTAAGGATATGGGCAAAGGTACCGGCCTTGGGCTTGACGTAGTAATGCGCATAGTGCGCCAGCACAACGGCTCGGTAAAGCTGCACTCTGTACCGGGCAGTACGGAGTTTATTGTTTGTTTCCCGATATCGGGCGAGTAA
- a CDS encoding response regulator has translation MDQPFIFAIDDDPQVLRAITRDLRNQYRKDYRILSTTSAKEALEGLLELKNKGEVVAMFVSDQRMPEMEGIEFLCRAMNYFPNAKRVLLTAYADTDAAIKAINDVRLDYYLTKPWDPPEEKLYPILTDMLEDWRGNYRPNFKGIKVIGYSFSPKSHEIKEFLSGNLVPFQWLDANAEEAKKLTQINKIEAKDLPAIIFDDGTLLKAPAVRDIAARIGLNPAVKNELYDVVIIGAGPAGLAASVYGSSEGLKTLLIERKAPGGQAGTSSRIENYLGFPAGLSGADLTRRAITQSTRFGTDIISPQSVKEIKTKDQYKILVLEDGTEVTTKSIVITTGVDYRQLTTPGIEKFTGAGIYYGAAMTEAASCKDANVYIVGGGNSAGQAAMYLSKFARQVFILIRKESLAATMSSYLIDQIDGVSNITLMPCSEIKEAKGETRLQQLVIENLDNNETQTVDADALYIFIGARPYTDWLCKNIIKNDKGFVETGRDLNSCVDFDKIWHNNRDPYLLETSIPGIFAAGDVRAGAMNRVASAVGEGSMAISFVHKYLNEI, from the coding sequence ATGGATCAACCTTTCATATTTGCAATTGACGACGACCCGCAGGTACTGCGGGCAATAACACGCGACCTCAGGAACCAGTACCGTAAAGATTACCGCATACTCAGCACCACCTCTGCTAAAGAGGCGCTTGAAGGCTTGTTAGAGCTGAAGAACAAGGGCGAAGTGGTGGCCATGTTCGTGTCGGACCAGCGCATGCCCGAGATGGAGGGCATAGAGTTTTTGTGCCGCGCCATGAACTATTTTCCCAATGCCAAGCGTGTGCTGCTTACCGCGTATGCCGATACCGATGCGGCTATAAAAGCCATAAACGACGTTCGGCTCGATTACTATTTGACCAAGCCGTGGGACCCGCCCGAAGAAAAGCTATACCCCATACTTACGGATATGCTGGAAGACTGGCGCGGTAATTACCGGCCTAACTTTAAGGGAATAAAGGTTATTGGCTACTCTTTCTCGCCAAAGTCGCACGAGATCAAAGAGTTTCTCTCCGGCAATTTGGTTCCCTTCCAGTGGCTGGATGCCAATGCTGAAGAGGCAAAAAAGCTCACGCAGATAAACAAGATAGAAGCGAAGGACCTCCCGGCTATTATTTTTGACGACGGCACTTTGTTAAAGGCTCCTGCCGTGAGAGACATTGCCGCACGCATAGGCCTTAACCCCGCTGTTAAGAACGAGCTGTACGATGTTGTGATCATAGGTGCAGGGCCGGCAGGGCTTGCTGCCTCGGTTTACGGCTCGTCCGAAGGATTAAAAACCTTGCTGATTGAGCGCAAAGCACCGGGCGGACAGGCGGGTACCAGCTCGCGGATTGAGAATTACCTGGGGTTCCCGGCTGGCTTAAGCGGCGCCGACCTAACCCGCAGGGCCATTACCCAAAGCACCCGTTTTGGTACAGATATTATTTCGCCGCAATCGGTAAAAGAGATCAAGACCAAAGACCAGTATAAAATACTGGTATTGGAAGACGGCACCGAAGTGACCACTAAAAGCATAGTGATCACCACCGGGGTAGACTACCGGCAGCTCACCACGCCCGGTATAGAAAAATTTACCGGTGCCGGCATTTACTACGGCGCAGCCATGACGGAGGCCGCATCCTGCAAAGACGCCAACGTGTACATTGTTGGGGGCGGTAACTCCGCTGGCCAGGCGGCTATGTACCTGTCTAAATTCGCCAGGCAGGTTTTCATCCTGATACGTAAAGAAAGCCTTGCAGCTACTATGTCCTCATACCTTATCGACCAGATTGACGGTGTAAGCAACATTACGCTGATGCCTTGCAGCGAAATAAAGGAGGCCAAAGGAGAGACCAGGCTGCAACAACTGGTAATAGAAAATCTGGATAACAACGAGACCCAGACCGTTGATGCGGACGCGCTTTATATTTTCATAGGCGCTCGCCCTTATACCGACTGGCTTTGCAAAAACATCATTAAAAACGACAAAGGTTTTGTAGAGACCGGCCGCGACCTGAACAGCTGTGTTGATTTTGACAAGATATGGCACAACAACCGCGACCCATACCTGCTGGAGACCAGCATCCCGGGCATATTTGCCGCCGGTGATGTACGTGCCGGTGCCATGAACCGCGTAGCTTCCGCCGTAGGCGAAGGATCTATGGCCATTAGTTTTGTGCACAAGTATTTAAACGAGATATAA
- a CDS encoding circularly permuted type 2 ATP-grasp protein, translating to MYSSQHFEKYNLINGVWDEMYNENHIVRDHYQKVIEYLARESAEDLNKKEELAKRLFMSQGITFTVYNSGEGIEKIFPFDIIPRIITADEWAFVERGIKQRLTALNLFLKDIYHNQFIVKDGIVPIDIVYSCPHFLREMYQLDVPYDIYVHIAGIDLIRDHDGTFYVLEDNLRTPSGVSYMLENREITKRLFPDLLPNCSVRSVTEYPAILYKNLMALSPRQISNPTIVLLSPGIYNSAYFEHTTLARLMGVELVEGRDLVVNNHKVYMKTTTGLQQVDVIYRRVDDEFLDPLVFNPQSVLGVAGLMGAYRKGNVAIVNAIGNGVADDKATYIYVPEMIRYYLNEEPILKNVPTHRLGNADEREHVFANINKMVVKKTNESGGYGMLMGHAASEEEIDKYKQEILKDPRSFIAQPTISLSAAPCYIGGVLQPRRIDLRPYALCGPDGIEIVPGGLTRVALTEGSLVVNSSQGGGSKDTWVLNNS from the coding sequence ATGTACAGTTCGCAACATTTTGAAAAATACAACCTTATAAACGGCGTATGGGACGAGATGTATAACGAAAACCATATTGTCCGCGACCATTATCAGAAAGTGATTGAATACCTGGCGCGCGAATCTGCCGAGGATCTTAATAAAAAGGAAGAATTGGCTAAGCGGCTGTTCATGTCGCAGGGTATTACCTTTACGGTTTATAATAGCGGCGAGGGTATCGAAAAGATATTTCCGTTTGATATTATTCCGCGCATTATCACTGCAGACGAATGGGCCTTTGTAGAACGGGGCATAAAGCAGCGGCTTACCGCACTCAACCTGTTCCTTAAGGATATTTACCACAACCAGTTCATAGTAAAAGACGGCATAGTGCCGATAGACATTGTTTACTCCTGTCCGCATTTCCTGCGCGAGATGTACCAGCTGGATGTGCCTTATGACATTTACGTGCACATTGCGGGTATAGACCTGATCCGCGATCACGACGGCACCTTTTATGTACTGGAAGATAATCTGCGCACACCATCGGGCGTAAGTTACATGCTGGAGAACCGGGAGATTACCAAACGCCTCTTCCCCGATCTGCTGCCTAACTGCAGTGTTCGCAGCGTTACCGAGTACCCGGCAATCCTGTACAAGAACCTTATGGCGCTATCGCCAAGGCAAATAAGCAACCCTACCATTGTGCTGCTTAGTCCGGGTATATATAACTCCGCCTACTTTGAACACACCACCCTGGCCCGGTTAATGGGCGTAGAGCTGGTAGAGGGCCGTGACCTGGTGGTGAACAACCATAAGGTATACATGAAAACCACAACCGGCCTGCAACAGGTTGATGTGATCTACCGCCGGGTGGATGATGAGTTTTTAGATCCCTTGGTGTTTAATCCGCAAAGCGTACTCGGTGTAGCCGGGTTAATGGGCGCTTATCGCAAGGGTAACGTAGCCATTGTAAATGCTATTGGCAACGGCGTAGCCGATGATAAGGCCACTTACATTTACGTACCCGAAATGATAAGGTATTACCTTAACGAAGAGCCTATATTAAAGAACGTGCCTACCCATCGCCTTGGCAATGCAGATGAGCGCGAGCATGTGTTTGCCAACATTAACAAAATGGTGGTGAAAAAAACCAACGAAAGTGGTGGCTACGGCATGCTGATGGGTCACGCCGCAAGTGAGGAAGAAATAGATAAATACAAGCAGGAAATATTAAAGGACCCGCGCAGTTTTATCGCGCAGCCTACCATATCGCTGTCGGCAGCGCCGTGTTATATCGGCGGAGTACTGCAGCCGCGCCGGATTGACCTGCGCCCATACGCCCTTTGCGGCCCGGATGGGATAGAGATTGTACCCGGCGGACTTACACGCGTAGCGCTGACAGAAGGATCGCTGGTGGTAAACAGCTCACAGGGAGGCGGCAGTAAAGATACTTGGGTGTTAAACAACTCCTAG
- a CDS encoding alpha-E domain-containing protein, with protein sequence MLSRVAASFYWLSRYIERSDGILRMLKINYNSSQDSMQGFSWKPVLRIFSGYDESLQEKLNDDSRAVLKYMVTDRGNQNSILNIITLARENARSVQEHIPKDLWQCLNEYYHTIKDPKLNDRLQKDDPITVLDIVIKQVMLYYGTAEITMERGQARSFMNIGKYLERAIQSIDILDVKYGPTNANPDLLTDITYWKHLLLSIGGHELYLKTYRDGLEAQNVIEQIILNNDFPRSVIYSVNNIQRYFDRLKNNSNVNDYRDISFQIGKLQSNIKYSSAKSISQVGLHQFLTIARDDLYKIGNCLNEYYFANS encoded by the coding sequence ATGTTAAGCAGGGTGGCCGCAAGCTTTTACTGGCTAAGCAGGTACATTGAACGTAGCGACGGTATACTGCGGATGCTGAAGATCAACTATAACTCTTCGCAGGACTCCATGCAGGGTTTTAGCTGGAAGCCTGTGCTGCGCATTTTCTCAGGGTATGACGAAAGCCTGCAGGAAAAGCTAAATGACGATAGCCGCGCCGTTCTTAAATACATGGTGACAGACCGGGGAAATCAAAACTCTATCCTGAACATTATTACCCTTGCCCGCGAGAACGCCCGAAGCGTACAGGAGCATATCCCTAAGGATCTCTGGCAATGCCTTAATGAGTATTACCATACCATAAAGGACCCTAAGCTTAACGACAGGCTCCAAAAGGACGACCCTATAACTGTGCTGGATATTGTTATTAAACAGGTGATGCTCTACTACGGCACAGCAGAAATAACCATGGAACGGGGCCAGGCACGCAGCTTCATGAACATTGGCAAATACCTGGAAAGGGCAATTCAGTCGATAGATATTCTTGACGTTAAATACGGGCCAACCAATGCCAACCCCGACCTGCTTACCGATATTACCTACTGGAAACACCTGCTCCTTTCCATAGGCGGGCACGAGCTGTACCTGAAAACCTACCGCGACGGCTTGGAAGCGCAGAACGTAATAGAGCAGATCATCCTGAACAATGACTTTCCGCGATCGGTTATTTATTCGGTAAACAACATACAGCGCTATTTCGACAGGCTCAAGAACAACAGCAATGTGAACGATTACCGAGATATTTCGTTCCAGATAGGCAAGCTGCAGAGCAATATCAAATATAGTTCGGCAAAAAGCATCAGCCAGGTAGGGTTGCACCAGTTCCTGACCATTGCCAGGGATGATCTGTACAAGATCGGCAACTGCCTTAACGAATACTATTTCGCCAATTCATGA
- a CDS encoding transglutaminase family protein — protein sequence MPEFKIQHITKYSYDNFVRDSANKIILFPIADLYQEVLKHDLSITGHPLVDTYIDYYGNEVGSFTYTEPHNLLVINSQVSVNTHPRPLPLDDVAAVTQWDELFNLRHIVPYIDFLKQEYFEGLSELTPIVNGERNANDTPYRAALTFMEYVFRNFEYIKGVTTVETTLDEIWKIKAGVCQDFAHILMVMLRLVGIPARYVSGYICPNRDGMRGTGATHAWAEAYLPGYGWLGLDPTNNCIANEMHVRLAVGRNFSDCSPVKGVYKGSARHILDVSVSVGYEEEHIPQEKDIFTVSTFPKTDHVAPRNSYERYMEIIQQQQQQQQQ from the coding sequence ATGCCCGAATTTAAAATACAGCACATAACTAAATACTCGTACGATAACTTTGTACGCGACAGTGCCAATAAGATCATCCTGTTCCCGATAGCAGATCTCTACCAGGAGGTTTTAAAGCACGATTTGAGCATCACCGGCCACCCCCTTGTAGATACGTATATTGACTATTATGGCAATGAGGTAGGCAGCTTCACTTATACAGAACCACATAACCTGCTGGTGATCAACTCACAGGTATCCGTAAATACACATCCCCGCCCATTACCGCTAGACGATGTTGCAGCAGTCACCCAGTGGGACGAGCTATTCAATCTGAGGCATATTGTGCCCTACATAGACTTTCTTAAACAGGAGTACTTTGAAGGCCTGAGCGAACTTACCCCGATAGTAAACGGCGAACGTAATGCCAACGACACGCCCTACAGGGCAGCATTAACCTTTATGGAGTACGTTTTCAGGAACTTTGAATACATAAAGGGGGTAACTACAGTAGAAACCACGCTTGACGAGATATGGAAAATAAAGGCCGGCGTATGCCAGGACTTTGCCCATATCCTGATGGTAATGCTGCGGCTGGTGGGCATTCCTGCACGATATGTTAGCGGTTACATATGCCCCAACCGCGACGGCATGCGCGGCACCGGCGCAACACACGCCTGGGCCGAAGCGTACTTACCCGGTTATGGCTGGCTGGGCCTGGACCCTACAAACAACTGCATTGCCAACGAAATGCACGTGCGCCTGGCAGTAGGCCGCAACTTTAGCGACTGCTCGCCGGTGAAGGGTGTTTACAAAGGTTCGGCAAGGCACATACTGGATGTTTCAGTTTCGGTAGGGTACGAAGAGGAACACATTCCACAGGAAAAAGATATATTTACCGTTTCAACGTTTCCAAAAACCGACCATGTTGCACCGCGCAACAGCTACGAACGGTATATGGAAATTATACAGCAGCAGCAACAACAGCAGCAGCAGTAA
- a CDS encoding peptidase: MTYCLGIKVKQGLVALADTRITTGTDTTIKKKITIVQKKNHSLFIMTSGLRSVRDKAIVYFDELLETEEFTKLYQAVNAFGQQVRRVAEEDRPTLEKAGFKFDLNTIIGGQLKDDEEHKLFLLYPEGNWVELGLGAPFVIIGNSGHGKAILNRVVNEDSDMRLALKAGFLSFDSTRVSSNNVDFPIDVALYKKGTFELVEQRFTEKEMAEISAQWDEELKNALMNIPGEWMDKAFDKLPVNTNEV; encoded by the coding sequence ATGACCTACTGTTTAGGAATTAAGGTTAAACAGGGCCTCGTAGCTCTGGCAGATACCCGTATTACCACCGGCACCGATACTACAATTAAAAAAAAGATCACCATTGTTCAAAAGAAGAACCATTCGCTTTTTATCATGACCAGTGGTTTGCGATCGGTACGGGACAAGGCTATTGTTTACTTTGACGAATTGCTGGAGACGGAGGAGTTCACCAAATTGTACCAGGCCGTTAATGCTTTTGGCCAGCAGGTACGCCGGGTTGCCGAGGAAGACAGGCCCACTCTTGAAAAAGCAGGCTTTAAGTTCGACCTCAACACCATAATCGGCGGGCAGCTAAAGGATGATGAAGAACACAAGCTGTTCCTGCTTTACCCGGAAGGGAATTGGGTAGAGTTAGGGCTGGGCGCCCCGTTTGTCATTATCGGTAATTCCGGGCATGGTAAGGCTATTCTAAACCGTGTGGTAAATGAAGATTCGGATATGCGGCTGGCACTTAAAGCTGGCTTCCTATCATTCGACAGTACGCGCGTAAGCAGCAATAATGTAGACTTCCCTATAGATGTGGCACTCTACAAAAAAGGCACCTTTGAGTTGGTAGAACAGCGTTTTACCGAAAAGGAGATGGCCGAAATATCTGCCCAGTGGGACGAAGAACTAAAAAATGCCCTGATGAATATCCCGGGCGAATGGATGGACAAAGCTTTTGATAAATTACCCGTAAATACAAATGAAGTTTAA
- a CDS encoding transglutaminase-like domain-containing protein translates to MKFKVSAELAYNVKAPSTLILNINALRTDRQNIIEESLVLDPHINSEELPPIHGENRFVRLDIQQPGPIAVSYHALVDNYYEVRNHSNMPEIPVAQFHPSVLTYLNPSRYCQSDKLYRLASNTFGHIHTPFEQVFAITDWIHKNVEYLSGFTNSETSAYDTVTQQAGVCRDFAHLGIALCRALTIPARYFTGYAYQLYPPDFHACFEAYLGGDWVLFDATRLTPLNGLVKIANGRDAADAAIASIFGDVEFKSIKVSSEYAGETPFEPIYYTRHVSDGVTYF, encoded by the coding sequence ATGAAGTTTAAAGTATCGGCAGAGTTAGCTTATAACGTAAAAGCGCCAAGCACGCTGATATTGAACATAAATGCATTACGGACAGACCGGCAAAACATAATAGAAGAGAGCCTTGTCCTAGATCCGCATATTAACTCTGAAGAACTCCCGCCAATACATGGCGAAAACCGCTTCGTTAGGTTGGATATACAGCAACCGGGGCCAATCGCTGTGAGTTATCATGCCCTGGTGGACAATTACTACGAGGTAAGAAACCACTCTAATATGCCCGAAATACCGGTGGCGCAATTTCACCCATCGGTGCTTACTTACCTTAACCCAAGCCGCTACTGCCAGTCAGACAAGTTGTACCGCCTGGCAAGCAACACCTTTGGTCACATTCACACACCATTTGAACAGGTTTTTGCAATAACAGACTGGATCCACAAAAACGTGGAATATCTAAGCGGCTTCACCAATTCGGAAACATCCGCTTATGATACCGTAACCCAGCAAGCTGGTGTATGCCGCGATTTTGCACACCTGGGCATTGCGTTGTGCCGCGCGCTTACTATCCCGGCAAGGTATTTTACGGGTTATGCTTACCAGCTGTATCCACCAGATTTCCATGCTTGTTTTGAAGCATATTTGGGCGGCGATTGGGTACTATTTGATGCTACGCGACTAACACCATTGAACGGTCTGGTGAAAATAGCCAACGGGCGAGACGCAGCCGACGCTGCTATAGCCAGCATATTTGGCGACGTGGAGTTTAAAAGCATTAAAGTGTCAAGCGAATATGCAGGTGAAACACCGTTTGAGCCTATTTATTACACCCGACACGTGAGCGACGGTGTCACCTACTTTTGA
- a CDS encoding glycosyltransferase — MLQNRNILCICNTEWHGNYIKATVELMKVLSTTNKVLFVENPYTYKDAIVGVKAKEKLDYIQAMGLKSRITNIATEGGGTVYLLTPPLVVPVSFLPPGKLHKFFLNYNGLLIRRTIRKALKRLKMEEDLINIVSFNPPLGVMTGRRFNEKTLIYHCYDEVKGAGSWLSKHGVKLEQIFMKMVDAVIVTSKGLYESKKDWTERCYIVNNAVKASLFRQGFNPDVNTDKKVVGYVGSVDDRLDYDILQHLFTQMPDATFTFVGRITSERGEAILRKYPNVRLEGAKSPEQLPGYSKEFSAGIIPFIKDDFTRGIYPMKINEYLAAGLPVVSTDFSDLSDFEGIIKVADNKEDFLRDILEEINTDTTAKRQSRLDIAEGNTWQKRADEMSEVIEKVEAELASSYQK; from the coding sequence ATGCTCCAAAATCGCAATATACTGTGCATATGTAACACCGAATGGCATGGTAACTATATTAAAGCAACTGTTGAGCTGATGAAAGTGCTTAGCACTACCAACAAGGTGCTTTTTGTAGAAAACCCTTATACCTATAAGGACGCGATAGTAGGTGTTAAAGCAAAAGAAAAGCTGGACTATATACAGGCTATGGGGCTTAAAAGCCGCATAACCAATATTGCTACCGAAGGTGGCGGTACGGTTTACCTTTTAACGCCGCCGCTGGTGGTACCGGTTAGCTTTTTGCCCCCCGGTAAGCTGCACAAATTTTTCTTGAACTATAATGGGTTGCTTATAAGGCGTACCATACGCAAGGCATTAAAACGGCTGAAAATGGAGGAGGACCTTATCAACATAGTATCCTTTAACCCGCCCTTGGGCGTGATGACCGGGCGCAGGTTTAACGAGAAAACGCTGATATACCACTGCTACGATGAGGTTAAGGGGGCAGGATCATGGCTGAGCAAGCATGGCGTTAAGCTGGAGCAGATTTTCATGAAAATGGTGGATGCCGTTATTGTGACCAGCAAAGGACTTTATGAAAGTAAAAAGGACTGGACAGAGCGCTGTTATATTGTAAATAATGCCGTAAAAGCATCGCTGTTCCGCCAGGGGTTTAACCCTGATGTAAACACGGATAAAAAGGTGGTTGGGTATGTTGGCAGTGTAGACGACCGGTTGGATTACGACATATTGCAACACCTGTTCACCCAAATGCCCGATGCTACTTTTACATTTGTTGGCCGCATTACCAGCGAAAGAGGTGAAGCTATCCTAAGAAAGTACCCTAACGTTAGGCTGGAAGGTGCAAAGTCGCCGGAGCAGCTGCCCGGCTATTCCAAAGAGTTTTCTGCAGGCATAATCCCATTTATTAAAGACGACTTTACCCGGGGCATTTACCCCATGAAGATAAACGAGTACCTCGCCGCCGGTTTACCGGTAGTAAGTACCGACTTTAGTGACCTGTCTGACTTTGAGGGCATTATCAAAGTAGCAGACAATAAGGAAGATTTTCTGCGTGATATTTTGGAAGAAATAAATACGGATACAACAGCCAAGCGACAATCGCGGCTGGACATTGCCGAGGGAAACACCTGGCAAAAACGTGCCGATGAAATGTCTGAAGTAATAGAGAAAGTAGAAGCTGAACTTGCTAGTAGCTATCAAAAGTAG